The sequence below is a genomic window from Pseudomonadales bacterium.
GCCTGAGCTGTTAGCAAAAAAAATTATCCGTGCGGTAAAACGCAAAAAACAGCGTCTGGTCGTGGGCCTTGATGCCCATGCGGTTGAGATATTAAAACGACTAATGCCTTCGATGCTGCATTCGCTGTTTGCACAACTCTTTGCACGCACCATGGCAAAACAAACCTCAGCTGATGTCCAGAAATAGCCAGCATTATAAGCAACTGACCGTGTATCTGCTGAGCGTCGGTTTTTTTGCCGCGGGGCTGATGCACTTCATCTATGACAGCGAGCTGGCTCGGATTACCCCGCTGCCGTATGCGCTTGAACTGGTCTGGCTGACGGGTCTGATGGAATTTGGCTTTGCGCTTTACTTATTGCAAAACAAACAGCACCCATTAACCGGCCTGTTGATCGCCTGCTTTTTATTGGCGGTGCTGCCGGCCAATATTTATATGGCGCTTGAGCGCATCCCAATGTTCGGCAAAACCCTACCTGACTGGGCAGCATGGTTACGGGTAGCCATGCAGCTGCCATTAATTGCGCTAGTGCTTTGGGCCACTCATCGCCCTGCGGTTGTTCAGCGTATGCAATAAAAGCAGATCTGAGTTTGCACATGCTATTAGCTTTTTAGCACACAAGTTAAAGATGGCTGCATCAACTGGAGGCTTAATATGCAAGCAATATGGCAAGATACCGTCATCGCTCAAAGCGACAATACCGTGGTGGTCGAAGGAAATCACTATTTTCCTGCCGCCGACGTAAATATGCAGTATTTTTCAGCGTCAGCAACAACCAGCAGCTGTGGCTGGAAAGGCACGGCCAATTATTATGATATTCAGGTTCAAGATCATCACAACCCTGATGCTGCATGGTATTATGCCGAGCCTAAGCCTCGGGCAGCGCATATCAAAGGATATGTGGCGTTTTGGAAAGGCGTTACCGTGTCTGAGTAAGCGTTACCGTGTCTGAGTAAGCACTGTTGTCAGCTGTGAAGCTACTGTAAAAAGCACGCTGCTTAGCCAAAGCTGCAGACCCTTAGAAAAGGACTTTATCAATGCATAATCGCCTTTGGCGTAATCGAATAAAATCGCTAGCCATGCTTGCTGTGCCGATTGTATTTATTGCCTGCCAGCAAGCTCAGCAACAGTCTACAGGCCCAGCTTGGATTGATTACAGCTGTGATAATGGCGCGCTGTTGCAGCTGCAGTTTGATCCACAGCAGCAAACTGCAAGCATGATGTATCAATCCCAGCGCTACAGCCTGCAACAAATGCGCACAGCTTCAGGCTTCGGCTATCAGAATGACTATTGGCAACTGCAAGGCAAGGGCAACAGCTTGCTAGTACAGTCGCCTAATGCAAAAGCTATGCACTGCTCTGCCAATTCATAAGCATGTTCACATTTACGCGAAAAAGCGCTGCTCTGCTTCAGCTGGAATAGGCATATTGGTAATTTTTGCTTTTTGTAGCAGCTCCCAATAGTAACGATAGGTTGCACGATCGTGCAGCTCACCTTGATACTGAATAGGACCCCAGTCTTTATCCTGCGCCGCCATAAGAATATTGGCACCATCAATCACCTCTGAGTAGTCTGGCTTCATAGCGTCAACAATCGCGGTAATTTGAGTAGGATAGATACTCCACATGCGCAAAAAACCAAATTCATTGCGCGCTCGTGAGGCATCGTCAAAGGTTTGATATGGGCTTTTCAAGTCCAAAGTGACATTGTGTGCTGGCACAATACCATTACACAGAGCCGCCGCGGTAACCTCGGTTTTCGCGCGACGCAATAGCTCATGATCAAACTGGCCGGGGCTGCGCATACAGCTAGCAGGTATAGCGCCATGATGGCCTGAAACGAAATCCATCATGCCAAAATCTAACACCTGAATCCAAGGCAGGGTTGCAATTTGATGAATATCACGTAAAGCGCCATGTGTTTCTATTAGCACGTGCACCGGAATCTCACGCGATACACCATGCGTTTCACAGCTAGTCTGCAGATATTCGATCATGCTTTTAACTTGTGCATACTCTGTTGATTTTGGCAGCGTGATATAAGCAACTTTGTCGCCGATACCTGGCACAATAATGTCGATATCTTTTTGCCAGTGCGGATGAGAAAAATCATGAATTCTAACGCCTGCCATATGATGCTTATTCGCATCACTCGACAAGACTTTCACAACCATTTCTGCATGTGCCTGCTCTTGACCCGTTGCAGCGCCATCTTCACAATCACAGGTAATGTCGAATACTGGGCCAATCTTATCTTGCATTTCTAAGGCTTTCAGAATTAATTTTTCAGAGCCGGCAAAATGCTCACAGCTTGGAATAATTGGAAACGGTTTTTCACCTGAAAAAAGGGCTTCTTTAGGGTGTGTGGCTTGGCTCATAATAAGCTCCTAACGGTTATATTATTTATGTCAGCGAGGAATCAAAACGGTATAATCTAGCGCTAACACAACGTTTTCATGATATTTTTTTGTTTCTTTATTAAAAATCTCGGGCACCGCTTCAGCAGCAATATTCTTAAGCCCCCAAGTATTTAATCTGAGTGCCGCAACGTCGGTTCTGCCTGGCAGGTCTATTTTCTCTACCACCTGGCTCAGTGCATAAATCGTATCGCCGGCAAATGTAGGTGCCAGATGACTACCGCCATTGATCGCCAAGATATTGGTAGCATTAGCTAAGCCGTTAAAGCTGAGCGCTCGACAAATAGAGATAATATGGCCGCCATAAATTAAGCGCTGCTTAAACTGACTGTTTTGCATATGCACCTGATCAAAATGAACCCGAGCATTATTTTGATACAGCTTTGTCGCCAAGGTGTGATCACTGTCATCGATAGTCATACCAACAATATGGTCAATCATCTCGCCCTCAACATAATCGTCGAAGGTATATGCGCTTCCTGAAAGCTCTAGCGAAAGTTGACTATAGTCAAGCTGCTCTGGCACCTGTAAATGCTGCAGCGCCACCTGTTCTGGCAACTCCGGCACCGAGCTTGGCACGGTGGGATGTTGCGCATCACGTTTATGCACCATCACCCAGCGATTCCATCGCAGCACCGTTTGATCATGTTGGTTACGAGCAACTGACTCAACATATACAATGCCTGACTTGCCGTTGCGGTTTTCACGTAAACCAATTACGCTTGAGCTAACCGAGATAGTATCGCCAATATATACCGGTGTGATAAAGCGAATATCGGCATAGCCCAAATTCGCCACTGCGTTCAGCGACACATCGTCGACGGTTTTGCCAAAGGCAATATGAAACAACAGTAAATCATCAACCAGAGCTGCATCATGGCCAATGCTTTGCGCCGCCTGTTGTGAGCTGGATAAGATAAATCGACTACCTGTTAGCGCGGTATAGAGTGAAGCATCGCCTGCGGTTATTGTGCGAGGCGTGGCGTGATGTAAAACTTGGCCAATGCTGAANTCCTCAAAAAAGTTGCCCTGCCCTGCCTTGCTGCTATTAGCTGTAGACATCNCTCACCTACTTACTTAACTTTTCAATATGTTGGGCTATCGATATTACCCGCTTAGCCCAAATTTGTGTGCTTGGTTCGATCAATTGGTCATCAACAACTGCTACACTTTTATTATTTGCCTCAGCCTCTTCTAAGGCAATCAATATACGTTTTGCCAATGCAATATCTTGTTCCTGTGGCGCAAACGCCTCATTATTGTAAGTTAACTGCACAGGGTGAATCACTGTCTTACCATCGAAGCCCAAATCGCGTGCTTGTCGACAAGCAAATTCACAGGCTTTGACATTTTTTAAATCCAGATGCGGGCCATCAATAATGCAAATGCCGTGTGCGCGCGCGGCTAAAATCGCCAGTGTTAAGCTCGCGATTAAGCCTAGGCGATCAATCGTATGATTTAACTTTAATTCATTAGCAAGATCGGTCGTGCCCATAACAATCGCATCAATACGGTCAGAGCAGGCAGCAATTTCTTCACTACGTAATACGCCAAGTGGACTTTCAATATTTACCATGACGTGCTTATCTTGACCGCCTGCCTCATCTAACAGACGAATATATTCACGTAAGCTATCGGCTGACTCAACGCGTGGAAACAATATCGCATCTACATCTAATTGCGCTACAGCTTGAATATCTTTTTGTCCAATGCCGTTAACCAATGGGTTTACACGAATAACTTTCTCAGAATAACCAAAGTCGCTATTTTGCAAAGACTGTTGCAGCGTGTCGCGCGCTATGTCTTTTTGCGACAGCGGCACCGATTCCTGCAAATCGAAAATTATCGAGTCGGTCGGTAGTAAACGCGCTTTTTCAATATGCTTTTCAATATGTGCAGGCACATAGAGCATGGTGCGACGTGATCGGTAAGTGTTCATAGCTTGCCTTAAGTGACTCTCATCAAAGAGTTGTTTTGCATGTTAAAGGGTTTGTAAACTGCCACTGGCAATATCTTTGACCAGCTGCTTACGAATCACCTTGTTGTTTTTAGTACGCGGAAAGTCCTGCATTAAATACACTTTTTTCGGCGCTTTATACTTTGCTAAATTAGCCTCTGCAAACTCTAATAGCGCTTCTTCTGAGACTGATTGCCCCGGCAACAAAATCACACAGAGACTAACAATAATTTTATCTTTAGCAATTTCCTCACCTAGCGCCACACACTCTGCCACAGCCTCATGTGTATTCATTACTCGCTCAATTTCATGCGGCGAAACGCGGTAACCAAAAGTATTAATAATGTCGTCGCGACGGCCCAGAAACCAAATATAACCATCGTTATCGCGCCGCGCATAATCGCCGGTAAAAAACCAACCGTCATGCTTAGCCTGCTGGGTTGCCTCTTCAAGCTGCCAATATTCTAGAAATAGCCCGGGATCATCATCAGGAATACAAATCATCCCCTCTTCATCAACGGCTACCTCCTTCAGCGCTTCATCTAACAAGGTAACATTGTGGCCAGGCTGAGGAAAACCGGCCGAGCCAGGGCGAATCGGATTAAACTTGTTCTGTGAAATATAATACGATAGTTCAGACATACCTATCGCCTCATAAACATCACGACCAAATCGTTCACGCCAGGCCATTAGCATTTCATCAGACAAATGCTCACCGGCGCTCATACAATGTTTTAAACTTGGTAAATCATCACCGCAGATGTCGGTTTT
It includes:
- a CDS encoding DUF427 domain-containing protein; this encodes MQAIWQDTVIAQSDNTVVVEGNHYFPAADVNMQYFSASATTSSCGWKGTANYYDIQVQDHHNPDAAWYYAEPKPRAAHIKGYVAFWKGVTVSE
- a CDS encoding MliC family protein → MHNRLWRNRIKSLAMLAVPIVFIACQQAQQQSTGPAWIDYSCDNGALLQLQFDPQQQTASMMYQSQRYSLQQMRTASGFGYQNDYWQLQGKGNSLLVQSPNAKAMHCSANS
- a CDS encoding CoA ester lyase produces the protein MSQATHPKEALFSGEKPFPIIPSCEHFAGSEKLILKALEMQDKIGPVFDITCDCEDGAATGQEQAHAEMVVKVLSSDANKHHMAGVRIHDFSHPHWQKDIDIIVPGIGDKVAYITLPKSTEYAQVKSMIEYLQTSCETHGVSREIPVHVLIETHGALRDIHQIATLPWIQVLDFGMMDFVSGHHGAIPASCMRSPGQFDHELLRRAKTEVTAAALCNGIVPAHNVTLDLKSPYQTFDDASRARNEFGFLRMWSIYPTQITAIVDAMKPDYSEVIDGANILMAAQDKDWGPIQYQGELHDRATYRYYWELLQKAKITNMPIPAEAEQRFFA
- a CDS encoding MaoC family dehydratase, which gives rise to MSTANSSKAGQGNFFEXFSIGQVLHHATPRTITAGDASLYTALTGSRFILSSSQQAAQSIGHDAALVDDLLLFHIAFGKTVDDVSLNAVANLGYADIRFITPVYIGDTISVSSSVIGLRENRNGKSGIVYVESVARNQHDQTVLRWNRWVMVHKRDAQHPTVPSSVPELPEQVALQHLQVPEQLDYSQLSLELSGSAYTFDDYVEGEMIDHIVGMTIDDSDHTLATKLYQNNARVHFDQVHMQNSQFKQRLIYGGHIISICRALSFNGLANATNILAINGGSHLAPTFAGDTIYALSQVVEKIDLPGRTDVAALRLNTWGLKNIAAEAVPEIFNKETKKYHENVVLALDYTVLIPR
- a CDS encoding CoA ester lyase, producing the protein MNTYRSRRTMLYVPAHIEKHIEKARLLPTDSIIFDLQESVPLSQKDIARDTLQQSLQNSDFGYSEKVIRVNPLVNGIGQKDIQAVAQLDVDAILFPRVESADSLREYIRLLDEAGGQDKHVMVNIESPLGVLRSEEIAACSDRIDAIVMGTTDLANELKLNHTIDRLGLIASLTLAILAARAHGICIIDGPHLDLKNVKACEFACRQARDLGFDGKTVIHPVQLTYNNEAFAPQEQDIALAKRILIALEEAEANNKSVAVVDDQLIEPSTQIWAKRVISIAQHIEKLSK